In Miscanthus floridulus cultivar M001 chromosome 19, ASM1932011v1, whole genome shotgun sequence, the DNA window ttgcattgcatctcATCCGTCCTGCCGCGTTCTCCTCCTCCTCACCGATCCATTCCAGCCATCGTGTCTAGCTACCTCGCCGCTCGCTGGCCGGATCGCATCGCAATTTGTATCGCCTGGTCGGGGACTCGGGGCCGGCGAGCCACACTATAAAAGACCTTCCGCCGCCTGCGAACTGGGATCATCCCTGTCTGATGAACGAGCTCTCAGGCAGGCAGGCAAGCAAGCAATCCAGTGGACAGTGGAGAgtggggatgatgatgatgattcggTCCTGCCTCGGCGGCGGCCTGCCGGTGGTGGTCATGCTCTGCCTCAACGTGGTGGCGGCGGTCATGGTGTCGCTCGTCAAGGTGGCCATGAACGGCGGCATGAACCCGCTCGTCATCGTCACCCTGCAGCAGCTCACCGCCGCCGTCTTCCTCGCGCCAATCGCATTCTTCAAGGAGAGGTAAGCAGCATATCGTAGCAAGATGATCCAAGGCTGTGACCCACTCACCTTTCTTCGTTTTTTTTtaagtaatcttcttttctttttttcaagaAAAAGAAGCTAGAGCCTAGAGGAGGGCAGCATGGGTATATATGCATTCTATTTTATGTACTATTTTTTTGCAAGCTCAGCTCAGCATGTCTTTTGTTTTCATGAGATTGTCTTTTGCTGCTGCAACTGCAAGTCTCCCTGAATTCGATTGATTTGGATTTCAGGAAGTCGAGGCCGAAGCTGACGCTGGAGATCTTCGCCTACATCTTCGTCAGTGCGGCGCTCGGGTATGTATCCCTATCATCTTCATGAAGAAGCTGCTTCAATTCTTCCGAGAGTAACCATCCATTCCACCATGTCTGAATCTGAAACAAAAAGCGAGAACGAAGCTCATCTCATGAAGCTATAGCACATTGATGAACCAACCTGCGCCATTGCAGGGCAGCTCTGCGTCAGTACATGATCTTCGTGGCCCTGCGCTACACCACGGCCACCTTCGTGACAGCCTTCTCCAACATCGCCCCCGTGCTCACTTtcctcctcgccgtcgccacGCGGTCAGAGGCGCTGGACCTCAAGAGCAGGACGGGCATGGCGAAGCTGCTGGGCACGCTGGTGTCCCTGGCCGGCGCCATGGTGCTCACCATCTACAAGGGCGTGGCGCTCACCCACGCGGCGGTGGCGGCCTCGCACCAGCAGTCCCACCGGCCGACGCACGCCGCCGCGGACGACGCCGCCAGCCGCGGCAAGTGGACGCTGGGCACCGTGGCCATCCTGGGCAACTGCATCTGCCTCTCCTGCTGGTTCCTGCTCCACGGCCGGCTCGCCAAGAAGTACCCGCACGTCTACTCCTGCAACGCGCTCATGTCCCTGTTCAGCTTCCTCCAGGTCGCCGTCGTCGGCCTCTGCACCCAGCGCAGCATCTCCCCCTGGATCATCACCAGCAAGTTCAACATCCTCACCGTCCTATACGCCGTACCTGCTTGCTTTGCTCACTCACTGTTCCTTGTTTATTTCAGTCTCCTCGTTGCCATGCATCACTGCTTCATCATTTATCAAGTCTGAAACTCTCAACTAGCTccattatcaatttatcattctGATAAATGAATGATCCTCATACTTCCTCAGGGCATCGTCGGCTGCGGCGTCTCGTTCGTGCTGGTGACATGGTGCATCGAGAAGAGGGGAGCcgtgttcgtggccgccttcataCCGGTGGTGCAGATCATCGTCTCCGCCATCGACTTCTCCATCCTGCACGAGCAGCTCTACCTCGGAAGGTACGGACGGACACTGATGGTACCATGCCATGCCATCACTGAATATCTGAATCCAATCCACCTGATCGAAAGTGAAGTcacctgctctgctctgctcctccGGTGCCCTTTGTGCATGCAGTGTGCTGGGATCAGTGCTAGTGATAGGTGGCCTGTATCTTCTGCTGTGGGGCAAGAGGCAGGAGGCCCTGCACTGTCCTCCTCCTCCAAAGGTTGCCGAAGAAGACGCTGCTGACAAAGAGCAGCAGCAAGTGCAGCACAACTGAAGACGGACAGCAGCATCCTCTGACTGTTGGTCGTTTGGTTGTAACAGTCCCAGCAATAAGATCTCTGCCTgactccttttcttttttccttttggtGTCTCAGGGTGGGCAATGTTCCTTCCTTCCTTCTCAGATCGATCAGTCTGGTGCCAACAAAGTGTTTAGATTCTAATTCAAACAGTAGAATGGTCTTAAATACAGTACTCCTACTTACTGATGATAGCAACATCACATACTGAACCACCACTACCAGCAAGCCATTTTGTAGGCCCCTGGAGAAATACAGAGTAGAGTGTGGGCAATACCGGAGAGCAGAAATTTTCTGCAAATATAAGCAGTTGTTCACCTTTTCGTATGTATACTTCTGCATTAGTATATTTATTTACTGCACGAAAAATGGTCCAAGAAATGTGCAGAAAATACAGTACGGATATGTATTGTAAGTTTGTTGTGTAACTTTGTTGGTTGTCAGGGGCAAATGTTCATTGTGTAGATATCAATTTCAATGTAAAATAAAACTTCTCCTGCATTTGACATAAACCAAATTTTTAAAAAGATCTACAAGAGCTTTACAAAAAAAATTTTGTGGGGACAGAAATTCTGAGCCACTTCATCACTCTTTTCATGTGTACTGATGACATTGCTCATACCAAAAATGGAATAGACATAATATAAGAGTACATATAAAACCCCAAAGAAACAACCATAGTAATACACAGAACAAACTCACTATCTACATTATATACGCAGTACACTTTGGCCTCACGTACAGATACACACAATGACACAACACAAATGTCAGATGCAAAATTGAACGGTCAGTAGACCTCCACATTCCATTGCTCTCCCTTCTTCAGCTGCTTCTTGTAGTCGAACCAGTCAATTCCTAACATTGtgcaagcaatgcaacacaagtCAGCACCATTAGTTTCACAGCAAGAACGGCTCAAATTAAGGAGAACAGGTTCACAATATTATCTATAGAGTATATATACCGTCTTTTTCAGCTAGTGACACCATAATGTCATCAATACCCTTCTCCATGCCTTTCAACCCACACATGTATACGTAGGTGTTGTCTTTCTTCAGAAGCTCCCACAGCTCCTCCTTGTACTCTGCCATCCGGGTCTGGATGTACATCCTCTCCCCCGCCGCGTTTGTCTGCTCCCTGCTGACGGCATAGTCAACCCGGAAGTTCTCCGGTGCTTTCTCCTTCATCTTCTCAAACTCCTGAATAATGTCCATTCACAAATGCAGTGCAACTACATAGGTTGAGTGCCGCATGAAAACAAATAAGAGGAGAGTAGCACTTGTGCAGTTCCTCATGAAAACAGCAGAGATCGATGTACTGACCTCCTTGTAGAGCAATGAACTGCTCGTTGGAACACCCAGGAAGAGCCATCCCAGACCG includes these proteins:
- the LOC136527397 gene encoding WAT1-related protein At3g30340-like isoform X2, translated to MNELSGRQASKQSSGQWRVGMMMMIRSCLGGGLPVVVMLCLNVVAAVMVSLVKVAMNGGMNPLVIVTLQQLTAAVFLAPIAFFKERKSRPKLTLEIFAYIFVSAALGAALRQYMIFVALRYTTATFVTAFSNIAPVLTFLLAVATRSEALDLKSRTGMAKLLGTLVSLAGAMVLTIYKGVALTHAAVAASHQQSHRPTHAAADDAASRGKWTLGTVAILGNCICLSCWFLLHGRLAKKYPHVYSCNALMSLFSFLQVAVVGLCTQRSISPWIITSKFNILTVLYAGIVGCGVSFVLVTWCIEKRGAVFVAAFIPVVQIIVSAIDFSILHEQLYLGSVLGSVLVIGGLYLLLWGKRQEALHCPPPPKVAEEDAADKEQQQVQHN
- the LOC136527397 gene encoding WAT1-related protein At3g30340-like isoform X1 encodes the protein MNELSGRQASKQSSGQWRVGMMMMIRSCLGGGLPVVVMLCLNVVAAVMVSLVKVAMNGGMNPLVIVTLQQLTAAVFLAPIAFFKERKSRPKLTLEIFAYIFVSAALGAALRQYMIFVALRYTTATFVTAFSNIAPVLTFLLAVATRSEALDLKSRTGMAKLLGTLVSLAGAMVLTIYKGVALTHAAVAASHQQSHRPTHAAADDAASRGKWTLGTVAILGNCICLSCWFLLHGRLAKKYPHVYSCNALMSLFSFLQVAVVGLCTQRSISPWIITSKFNILTVLYAVPACFAHSLFLVYFSLLVAMHHCFIIYQGIVGCGVSFVLVTWCIEKRGAVFVAAFIPVVQIIVSAIDFSILHEQLYLGSVLGSVLVIGGLYLLLWGKRQEALHCPPPPKVAEEDAADKEQQQVQHN